One Microbacterium sp. W4I20 DNA window includes the following coding sequences:
- a CDS encoding DUF485 domain-containing protein, with protein sequence MSDQTPAGSSGAIDYIAIEESPRFRTLKRTQRSFIFPLAAFFLIWYFAYVLLAAFATDFMAQRVWGDITVGLLLGLGQFVTTFAITMIYVSFANRKIDPLATEIREELEKAQGHA encoded by the coding sequence ATGAGCGACCAGACCCCAGCGGGTTCGAGCGGCGCGATCGACTACATCGCGATCGAAGAATCCCCCAGATTCCGAACCCTCAAACGCACCCAGAGATCCTTCATCTTCCCGCTCGCAGCATTCTTCCTCATCTGGTATTTCGCCTACGTGCTCCTCGCGGCGTTCGCGACGGACTTCATGGCGCAACGCGTCTGGGGCGATATCACGGTCGGGCTGCTTCTGGGTCTCGGCCAATTCGTCACCACGTTCGCCATCACGATGATCTACGTGTCCTTCGCGAACAGGAAGATCGATCCGCTCGCGACGGAGATCCGTGAAGAACTCGAGAAGGCGCAGGGCCACGCATGA
- the crtI gene encoding phytoene desaturase family protein — protein sequence MSRVVVIGAGVAGLAVAGLLSRDGHEVVVLEKNDRIGGRAGTIERDGFRFDSGPSWYLMPEVFDHFFAMMGTTTAAQLDLTTLDPGYRVFRPPLSTGAAAEHVTVPAGRAAVTELFEELEPGSAAALTAYLDSAHQASTMAEKYFLYNPFTRLRTLTAPEVLRALPRLFSLLGTRLQTFAARRFRHPVIRQILGYPAVFLGTDPRSAPAMYHLMSALDLDQGVSYPQGGFWRVVERIGDLARGAGARIITGAEVTGIRTDEGPDGPRVTGVDWVDADGVAHRESADIVVSAADLHHTETTLLPRDLQSYPESWWQRRTSGPGGVLVMLGVRGALPELPHHSLFFTDDWDANFDAIFGRSPSVPAPASTYVCRPSATDADVAPADHENLFVLVPVPADVELGHGGSDGGGSPQVERAADAAIDMISTWAGIPDLRERIVVRETTGPADFAADYHSWRGGMLGPAHILTQSAMFRAQNASKRVRGLYYAGATTAPGVGVPMCLISAEIVLKRVRGDHTAGPLREPGSSHGMSA from the coding sequence ATGAGCCGCGTCGTGGTGATCGGGGCGGGCGTGGCAGGCCTCGCGGTCGCGGGACTTCTCTCCCGTGACGGCCACGAGGTGGTCGTGCTCGAGAAGAACGACCGGATCGGCGGGCGCGCCGGCACGATCGAGCGCGACGGATTCCGCTTCGACTCCGGCCCGTCGTGGTATCTGATGCCCGAGGTCTTCGACCACTTCTTCGCGATGATGGGTACCACGACCGCCGCTCAGCTCGACCTCACGACGCTCGATCCCGGGTACCGGGTGTTCCGGCCGCCGCTTTCGACCGGCGCCGCCGCCGAGCACGTCACCGTCCCCGCCGGGCGCGCAGCGGTGACCGAGCTCTTCGAGGAACTCGAGCCGGGCTCGGCCGCGGCTCTCACCGCCTATCTGGACTCCGCGCACCAGGCGAGCACGATGGCCGAGAAGTACTTCCTGTACAACCCGTTCACGCGGCTGCGCACCCTCACGGCGCCGGAGGTGCTCCGCGCGCTGCCCCGGCTCTTCTCGCTGCTCGGCACCCGGCTGCAGACGTTCGCCGCCCGTCGCTTCCGCCACCCCGTGATCCGCCAGATCCTCGGGTATCCGGCCGTGTTCCTCGGCACCGATCCGCGCAGCGCCCCCGCGATGTACCACCTGATGAGCGCTCTCGACCTCGACCAGGGCGTCAGCTATCCGCAGGGCGGCTTCTGGCGCGTCGTCGAGCGCATCGGCGACCTGGCCCGCGGCGCGGGGGCGCGGATCATCACCGGGGCGGAGGTCACCGGCATCCGCACGGACGAGGGGCCGGACGGCCCGCGCGTGACCGGAGTCGACTGGGTCGATGCCGACGGCGTCGCCCATCGCGAGAGCGCCGACATCGTGGTCTCGGCCGCGGACCTGCATCACACCGAGACGACTCTCCTCCCCCGCGATCTGCAGTCCTATCCGGAGTCGTGGTGGCAGCGGCGGACAAGCGGACCCGGCGGCGTTCTCGTGATGCTCGGAGTACGCGGCGCGCTCCCGGAACTCCCCCATCACTCGCTGTTCTTCACCGACGACTGGGACGCGAACTTCGACGCGATCTTCGGCCGCTCACCCTCGGTCCCCGCACCCGCCTCGACCTACGTCTGCCGCCCCAGCGCGACCGACGCGGACGTCGCCCCGGCTGACCACGAGAACCTGTTCGTGCTCGTCCCGGTTCCCGCCGATGTGGAGCTCGGCCACGGCGGCTCCGACGGCGGCGGATCGCCGCAGGTCGAGCGGGCGGCGGATGCCGCGATCGACATGATCTCGACCTGGGCCGGCATCCCCGACCTCCGCGAGCGCATCGTGGTGCGGGAGACGACAGGTCCGGCGGACTTCGCGGCCGACTACCACTCGTGGCGCGGGGGGATGCTGGGACCGGCGCACATCCTGACCCAGAGCGCGATGTTCCGCGCGCAGAACGCATCGAAGCGGGTGCGCGGGCTCTACTACGCCGGTGCGACGACGGCCCCCGGCGTCGGCGTGCCGATGTGCCTGATCAGCGCCGAGATCGTGCTGAAGCGGGTGCGCGGCGATCACACCGCGGGTCCCCTGCGCGAGCCGGGATCGAGTCACGGGATGTCCGCGTGA
- a CDS encoding cation acetate symporter, whose product MIIIRTATEPAAIESNPVLNISIFLAFVAVTLFIVIRASRNNKTAADYYAAGRSFTGPQNGFAIAGDYLSAASFLGICGAIAINGYDGFLYSIGFLVAWLVALLLVAEMMRNTGKFTMADVLSFRLKQRPVRMAAAITTLAVCFFYLLAQMAGAGGLVSLLLGIDGRLGQSIVIAVVGVLMIVYVLIGGMKGTTWVQIVKAFLLIGGALAMTIWVLAINGFNLNTLLEAAVANSDKGEAILAPGLQYGANPWDFLSLGMALVLGTAGLPHVLMRFYTVPTAKEARRSVVWAIWLIGGFYLLTLVLGYGAGALVGADVIAAAPGGVNSAAPLLALELGGPVLLGFISAVAFATILAVVAGLTITAAASFAHDIYANVIQKGKKDAEGNPVEADPNAEVRVARRTVIVIGILAIIGGIGAQGQNIAFLVALAFAVAASANLPTILYSLFWRRFSTRGAVWSMYGGLASAIILIVLSPVFSGTPTSMIPGIDIAIWPMNNPGIVSIPLGFFLGWLGTVTSSRKESPQLAAEMEVRSLTGFGAEKATEH is encoded by the coding sequence ATGATCATCATCCGTACTGCGACCGAACCGGCCGCCATCGAGAGCAATCCCGTTCTCAACATCTCGATCTTCCTGGCTTTCGTGGCCGTGACCCTCTTCATCGTCATCCGGGCCAGCCGCAACAACAAGACGGCCGCCGACTACTATGCCGCTGGCCGCTCTTTCACCGGCCCGCAGAACGGCTTCGCCATCGCGGGCGACTATCTGTCCGCAGCATCCTTCCTCGGCATCTGCGGTGCGATCGCGATCAACGGCTACGACGGATTCCTCTACTCCATCGGATTCCTGGTGGCATGGCTCGTCGCGCTGCTCCTCGTCGCGGAGATGATGCGCAACACCGGCAAGTTCACGATGGCGGATGTGCTCTCGTTCCGTCTGAAGCAGCGTCCGGTGCGCATGGCAGCCGCGATCACCACGCTCGCGGTGTGCTTCTTCTACCTGCTGGCCCAGATGGCCGGCGCGGGCGGACTCGTGTCGCTGCTGCTGGGCATCGACGGTCGCCTCGGGCAGTCCATCGTCATCGCCGTCGTCGGCGTGCTGATGATCGTGTACGTGCTGATCGGCGGGATGAAGGGCACGACCTGGGTGCAGATCGTGAAGGCGTTCCTGCTCATCGGCGGCGCGCTCGCGATGACCATCTGGGTGCTGGCGATCAACGGCTTCAATCTGAACACGCTGCTCGAGGCCGCGGTGGCGAACTCCGACAAGGGCGAGGCCATCCTGGCGCCGGGGCTCCAGTACGGCGCGAACCCCTGGGACTTCCTCTCCCTCGGCATGGCGCTGGTGCTCGGAACCGCGGGACTGCCGCACGTGCTCATGCGGTTCTATACGGTGCCGACCGCCAAAGAGGCGCGGCGGTCGGTCGTCTGGGCCATCTGGCTCATCGGCGGTTTCTACCTGCTGACGCTCGTGCTCGGCTACGGAGCCGGCGCCCTGGTCGGCGCCGACGTGATCGCCGCCGCTCCCGGCGGCGTCAACTCCGCGGCCCCGCTGCTGGCGCTGGAGCTGGGCGGCCCCGTGCTCCTCGGGTTCATCTCGGCCGTGGCGTTCGCGACGATCCTCGCGGTCGTCGCGGGTCTGACCATCACGGCGGCGGCGTCGTTCGCGCATGACATCTACGCCAACGTGATCCAGAAGGGGAAGAAGGATGCCGAGGGTAACCCCGTGGAGGCGGATCCGAACGCCGAGGTGCGCGTTGCGCGCCGCACGGTGATCGTGATCGGCATCCTGGCCATCATCGGCGGGATCGGCGCCCAGGGGCAGAACATCGCCTTCCTCGTGGCACTCGCCTTCGCCGTCGCCGCATCGGCGAACCTGCCGACCATCCTCTACTCGTTGTTCTGGCGGCGCTTCTCGACCAGGGGCGCGGTGTGGAGCATGTACGGCGGTCTCGCATCGGCGATCATCCTGATCGTGCTGTCGCCGGTCTTCTCCGGAACGCCGACCTCGATGATCCCCGGGATCGACATCGCCATCTGGCCGATGAACAATCCCGGCATCGTGTCGATTCCGCTCGGGTTCTTCCTCGGCTGGCTGGGGACCGTCACCAGCTCGCGGAAGGAATCGCCGCAGCTGGCTGCCGAGATGGAGGTGCGCTCGCTC
- a CDS encoding multidrug efflux SMR transporter encodes MPWIILIVSGVLEAVWATALGKSEGLTKLWPSVIFFVGLALSMFGLAFAMRDIATETAYAVWVGIGASLTVVWAMITGDTEISWVRILLLMGLVGCIVGLKLIDTGHE; translated from the coding sequence ATGCCGTGGATCATTCTCATCGTCTCCGGAGTTCTCGAGGCCGTCTGGGCAACCGCCCTCGGAAAGTCGGAGGGCCTCACCAAACTCTGGCCGAGTGTCATCTTCTTCGTCGGCCTGGCGCTGTCGATGTTCGGCCTCGCATTCGCGATGCGCGATATCGCCACCGAAACGGCCTACGCCGTCTGGGTCGGTATCGGCGCCTCACTCACCGTCGTCTGGGCCATGATCACGGGCGACACCGAGATCTCCTGGGTGCGCATTCTTCTGCTGATGGGCCTGGTCGGATGCATCGTCGGGTTGAAGCTGATCGACACCGGGCACGAATAA
- a CDS encoding lycopene cyclase domain-containing protein, with translation MGALYLIALLASLGCMLLLDWRFRLFFWRDTVPAIVVTVVGVAFFLVWDIAGIASGIFFRGEATIATGILLAPELPLEEPVFLLFLVVCTMVIYTGAVRILTSRRVDRTAREERP, from the coding sequence ATGGGCGCCCTGTACCTGATCGCTCTGCTGGCGTCGCTGGGTTGCATGCTGCTGCTGGACTGGCGCTTCCGGTTGTTCTTCTGGCGCGACACGGTGCCGGCCATCGTCGTGACGGTCGTCGGGGTCGCGTTCTTCCTGGTCTGGGACATCGCCGGCATCGCGAGCGGAATCTTCTTCCGGGGCGAGGCCACCATCGCGACCGGCATCCTGCTGGCGCCGGAGCTGCCGCTCGAAGAGCCGGTGTTCCTGCTCTTCCTGGTCGTGTGCACGATGGTGATCTACACCGGCGCGGTCCGGATCCTCACGAGTCGCCGGGTGGATCGCACAGCG
- a CDS encoding MarR family winged helix-turn-helix transcriptional regulator, translated as MDTEAGTTPRERARADGGTADAPEEAARNAELPPDGLTHAAIYDVESSDPRSTLIDRSGVPPEDLPQIASVMEALAGLRDAEQRLSQASRRYMRLNETDMRALHYLIVCANRGLVATPSGIAHHLGISTAATTKLLDRLEAGGHTRRAPHPSDRRALAITITQTTRHAAMETVGRQQAKRFYAAARLNRAERDVVIRFLADMTDEITLRDEPWLTTTAEESA; from the coding sequence ATGGACACGGAGGCCGGCACCACCCCGCGCGAGCGCGCGCGCGCCGACGGTGGCACCGCCGATGCCCCGGAGGAGGCCGCGCGGAACGCGGAACTCCCGCCCGATGGTCTGACGCATGCGGCCATCTACGATGTCGAGTCCAGCGACCCGCGCAGCACGCTGATCGACCGGAGCGGCGTGCCGCCGGAAGATCTCCCGCAGATCGCCTCGGTCATGGAAGCGCTGGCCGGCCTGCGCGACGCCGAGCAGCGGCTCTCGCAGGCATCGCGGCGCTACATGCGTCTCAATGAGACCGACATGCGCGCGCTGCATTATCTGATCGTGTGCGCGAATCGCGGATTGGTAGCGACGCCGAGTGGGATCGCCCATCATCTCGGGATCTCCACCGCGGCGACGACGAAGCTGCTCGATCGGCTGGAGGCGGGCGGGCACACGCGACGCGCGCCCCACCCCTCCGACCGGCGCGCGCTGGCCATCACGATCACGCAGACGACCCGCCATGCGGCGATGGAGACCGTCGGTCGTCAGCAGGCGAAGCGGTTCTATGCGGCGGCACGGCTCAACAGGGCGGAGCGCGACGTGGTCATCCGGTTCCTCGCCGACATGACCGACGAGATCACCCTGCGCGACGAGCCCTGGCTCACGACGACGGCAGAAGAAAGCGCCTGA
- a CDS encoding polyprenyl synthetase family protein — MTTTATEEELGTRIEEALRRRFSERSAAAEHYGTEFVALWQAAAEHALGGKLIRPRLLIDLLRSLTPAGLSATEVERAIDVAAHVELLHFAFLLHDDVIDGDLIRRRRPNLIGSLVERRSTEPAEPALHWARSSAILMGDLLLASAVLGFARAEVSSDARVRLLALLEQTIFETVAGEHTDIGLSDGIIAPDLRTILSTSAYKTATYSFVLPLRAAAVLAGSSPAAEEQLTAIGRHLGLAYQLQDDLLSVFGDPEAHGKDAFSDLREGKETAIIAYARMTGHWPSIELRFGSLDLSDADASDIRDRLRECGAERFVRSLVQEQLGAVSTVLAEAESTGSISAAAGRTILGLTSRIEGRTI, encoded by the coding sequence GTGACCACCACGGCGACCGAGGAAGAACTCGGCACCCGGATCGAGGAGGCACTGCGACGTCGCTTCTCGGAACGGAGCGCCGCGGCCGAACACTACGGAACAGAGTTCGTCGCCCTGTGGCAGGCCGCCGCGGAACACGCGCTCGGCGGCAAACTCATCCGCCCCCGACTGCTGATCGATCTGTTGCGATCACTCACACCCGCGGGCCTTAGCGCGACCGAGGTGGAGCGAGCCATCGACGTCGCCGCCCACGTCGAACTGCTCCACTTCGCGTTCCTGCTCCACGACGACGTCATCGACGGCGACCTGATCCGCCGTCGACGCCCCAACCTGATCGGCTCGCTCGTGGAGCGGCGATCGACCGAACCCGCCGAGCCGGCCCTGCACTGGGCGCGTTCCAGCGCGATCCTCATGGGCGACCTCCTGCTCGCCTCCGCCGTGCTCGGCTTCGCCCGCGCCGAGGTGTCGAGCGACGCGCGCGTCCGGCTCCTCGCTCTGCTGGAGCAGACCATCTTCGAGACGGTCGCCGGCGAGCACACCGACATCGGCCTCAGTGACGGCATCATCGCCCCGGACCTGCGGACGATCCTGTCGACGAGCGCCTACAAGACCGCGACGTACTCCTTCGTCCTCCCGCTCCGCGCCGCAGCGGTCCTCGCCGGTTCGTCGCCCGCCGCAGAAGAGCAGCTCACGGCGATCGGACGGCATCTCGGTCTCGCCTATCAGCTGCAGGATGACCTGCTGTCCGTCTTCGGCGATCCTGAAGCGCACGGCAAGGACGCCTTCTCCGACCTGCGCGAGGGCAAGGAGACCGCGATCATCGCCTATGCGCGCATGACCGGGCACTGGCCGAGCATCGAGCTGCGCTTCGGTTCGCTGGACCTGAGCGACGCAGACGCGTCCGACATCCGCGACCGGCTGCGCGAATGCGGCGCGGAGCGCTTCGTGCGCAGCCTCGTGCAGGAGCAGCTCGGTGCCGTGTCCACCGTGCTCGCGGAAGCCGAGTCGACGGGATCCATCTCCGCCGCGGCAGGGCGGACCATCCTCGGACTGACCTCGCGCATCGAAGGCCGCACCATATGA
- the idi gene encoding isopentenyl-diphosphate Delta-isomerase translates to MDHVTLLAEDGSAIGTLPKSEVHTQDTPLHLAFSCYVLDDRGRVLVTRRALGKRTWPGVWTNSFCGHPRPDEDMLEAVARRAQEELGIRLTGIRLALPDYRYRAVDASGIVENEICPVHIAVVDGDLSADPDEVAEWAWVEVDDLVGAVTQTPFAFSPWLAEQLPRLRALGEV, encoded by the coding sequence ATGGATCACGTGACGCTCCTCGCGGAAGACGGCTCCGCCATCGGCACGCTCCCCAAGAGCGAAGTGCACACGCAGGACACGCCCTTGCACCTCGCTTTCTCCTGCTACGTCCTGGACGATCGAGGTCGTGTGCTCGTCACGCGTCGCGCGCTCGGCAAGCGAACGTGGCCCGGAGTATGGACCAACAGCTTCTGCGGCCACCCCCGTCCCGACGAGGACATGCTCGAGGCCGTGGCGCGTCGCGCGCAGGAAGAACTGGGCATCCGCCTCACCGGCATCCGCCTGGCCCTCCCCGACTACCGCTACCGCGCCGTGGATGCGAGCGGCATCGTCGAGAACGAGATCTGCCCCGTGCACATCGCCGTCGTCGACGGAGATCTCTCCGCCGATCCCGACGAAGTGGCCGAGTGGGCGTGGGTCGAGGTCGACGATCTGGTCGGCGCGGTCACGCAGACCCCGTTCGCGTTCAGCCCCTGGCTCGCCGAGCAGCTCCCCCGGCTCCGTGCCCTCGGAGAGGTCTGA
- a CDS encoding squalene/phytoene synthase family protein translates to MSGEATGRPGDEALHRFTRTAEIATTDVIRSYSTSFGLATRLLGRRHRQHVRNIYAMVRIADEIVDGVAAEAGLDPSAQAEALSSYIAETHRAMRRGYSSDLILHAFARTARESGIGEDLTQPFFDSMTADIAADTDFAAYDADAHASYVYGSAEVVGLMCLQVFLRGAERTDSERATLVRGARQLGAAFQNVNFLRDLADDTDRLQRGYLGGSARLTDADRDRWVETVHRQLADAREAIPLLPRDARAAVRSALALFAALTRRVARTPVEVLYRRRVRVPDPVKAALAARAVVVTALERDR, encoded by the coding sequence ATGAGCGGTGAGGCAACGGGTCGTCCCGGCGACGAAGCACTGCACCGCTTCACCCGCACGGCCGAGATCGCCACGACCGACGTCATCCGCTCGTACTCGACCTCGTTCGGCCTCGCCACCCGCCTCCTCGGGCGACGCCACCGTCAGCACGTGCGCAACATCTACGCGATGGTGCGCATCGCCGATGAGATCGTCGACGGAGTCGCCGCGGAGGCGGGGCTCGACCCATCGGCCCAGGCCGAGGCCCTGTCCTCCTATATCGCGGAGACCCACCGTGCGATGCGCCGCGGTTACAGCAGCGATCTGATTCTGCATGCCTTCGCCCGCACCGCGCGGGAGAGCGGCATCGGCGAGGATCTCACCCAGCCCTTCTTCGATTCGATGACCGCCGACATCGCCGCGGACACCGATTTCGCCGCCTACGACGCCGACGCCCACGCGAGCTACGTCTATGGATCCGCCGAGGTCGTCGGTCTGATGTGCCTGCAGGTGTTCCTCCGGGGAGCCGAGCGGACGGACTCCGAACGCGCGACCCTCGTCCGCGGCGCACGACAGCTCGGAGCGGCATTCCAGAACGTGAACTTCCTCCGCGACCTGGCGGATGACACCGACCGCCTGCAGCGCGGATATCTCGGCGGCTCCGCACGCCTGACGGATGCGGATCGCGACCGCTGGGTCGAGACCGTCCACCGGCAGCTCGCCGACGCCCGCGAGGCGATCCCCCTGCTCCCTCGGGACGCTCGCGCAGCGGTGCGCAGCGCCCTCGCTCTGTTCGCGGCCCTCACCCGCCGCGTCGCCCGGACCCCGGTCGAGGTGCTGTACCGGCGCCGCGTCCGCGTGCCCGATCCGGTCAAGGCCGCTCTCGCGGCCCGGGCTGTCGTCGTGACCGCCCTGGAGCGGGACCGATGA
- a CDS encoding LuxR C-terminal-related transcriptional regulator, translating into MSSPVAIESEGELVANAVRELARRTRFPVAFGGLIEEGVVSVTSIVGNRTRALDGLRVRPERGLGGRAMMELRPRMTSDYGSSQQITHDYDVFVLGEGLRTLLALPIVVQGRPRGVLYAGAWDEEQVGGVTTAPAMQVAQSVADELRIRDEVQRRLRTASAAGEAGVAAPQREELRESFAELRSIAASVDDAELRARIALVERRLVTLAGDAVPAATGPVPTVHLSRRETDVLACAALGSTNAEIASQLGLREGTVKAYLGTAMSKLDASTRHSAVTRARRAGLLP; encoded by the coding sequence GTGAGCTCACCGGTCGCCATCGAATCCGAGGGCGAACTCGTCGCCAATGCGGTGCGCGAGCTGGCCAGACGCACGCGCTTCCCGGTGGCCTTCGGCGGCCTCATCGAGGAAGGGGTCGTGAGCGTCACCAGCATCGTCGGCAACCGCACCAGGGCCCTGGACGGACTGCGCGTGCGCCCCGAGCGCGGGCTCGGCGGGCGCGCCATGATGGAATTGCGCCCGCGGATGACCAGCGACTACGGGTCCTCCCAGCAGATCACCCACGACTATGACGTCTTCGTGCTCGGCGAGGGCCTGCGCACTCTTCTCGCCCTTCCGATCGTCGTGCAGGGGCGGCCACGGGGAGTCCTCTACGCCGGAGCCTGGGATGAGGAGCAGGTCGGCGGAGTGACCACCGCCCCTGCCATGCAGGTCGCTCAGTCGGTCGCCGACGAGCTCCGCATCCGCGACGAGGTCCAGCGTCGGCTGCGCACGGCGTCAGCGGCGGGCGAGGCAGGGGTCGCCGCACCCCAGCGCGAAGAGCTGCGCGAGAGTTTCGCCGAGCTCCGCAGCATCGCGGCCTCGGTCGACGATGCGGAGCTCCGAGCGAGGATCGCCCTGGTGGAGAGACGGCTCGTCACCCTCGCAGGAGACGCCGTCCCTGCGGCGACCGGCCCCGTGCCCACCGTGCACCTGTCGCGACGCGAGACCGATGTGCTCGCCTGCGCCGCACTGGGCTCGACCAATGCCGAGATCGCCTCCCAGCTGGGACTGCGCGAAGGCACGGTGAAGGCCTACCTCGGAACGGCGATGTCGAAACTGGACGCGTCGACCCGGCACTCGGCGGTGACGCGGGCGCGGCGCGCCGGCCTGCTCCCCTGA
- a CDS encoding Lsr2 family protein, translated as MARRIVHQLVDDIDGSVLEVGEGETVHFSLNGTAYEIDLNVDHVEELRKAFEPYISAGRKAGSSGSARTAAPRKRSARNPEVASIRTWANENGYSLSERGRIPGPVVEAYNAAH; from the coding sequence ATGGCCAGACGAATTGTGCACCAATTAGTAGACGACATCGACGGAAGCGTGCTGGAGGTCGGCGAGGGCGAGACCGTACATTTCTCGCTCAACGGCACCGCCTATGAGATCGATCTGAATGTCGATCATGTGGAGGAATTGCGTAAGGCATTCGAGCCGTACATCTCGGCGGGTCGCAAAGCGGGCTCCTCCGGATCGGCCCGAACGGCTGCGCCTCGCAAGCGCTCCGCGCGTAACCCGGAGGTCGCATCCATCCGTACGTGGGCGAATGAGAACGGTTATTCGCTGTCGGAGCGTGGCCGCATTCCCGGCCCCGTCGTCGAGGCGTACAACGCCGCACACTAA